The following coding sequences are from one Diospyros lotus cultivar Yz01 chromosome 7, ASM1463336v1, whole genome shotgun sequence window:
- the LOC127805659 gene encoding tetraspanin-15, with amino-acid sequence MAESSNAAAETVAVAVIEDKREEKQEHGNAKSKQHMAIPLKNLILPLTLISFLLSLPILFSVIWLLYIQQQDCEDLLRLPKLQIGIVTGLILVFLSSNLVVYFRAKFPVPGFLVVMVPLVLMLTVGLGLIGAYMQYSRTIPGSPVWLKKKVADDKNWDRIKSCIYTARRCDDLFSRTYMLKEYDFSKSRFSYIESGCCRPPLNCEMEYVNATFWKRQDVVDRQLMPDNTDCDLWKNKENVLCYNCQACKEGFLKTLLGKWGKLGTFLVVMALLLIISHLLLFVATMSEQYAG; translated from the exons ATGGCAGAAAGTTCTAACGCCGCCGCAGAAACAGTTGCAGTGGCAGTGATAGAAgacaagagagaagagaagcaaGAACATGGCAATGCTAAATCAAAGCAACATATGGCGATTCCTCTTAAGAATTTGATTCTTCCATTAACCCTAATCTCATTTCTGCTGTCTCTTCCAATTCTCTTCTCAGTGATATGGCTGCTGTACATTCAACAACAAGATTGCGAAGATCTCTTGAGGCTGCCAAAGCTACAAATCGGCATTGTCACTGGCTTGATCCTTGTGTTCTTGAGCAGCAACCTTGTTGTGTACTTCAGAGCTAAGTTTCCGGTGCCCGGATTTCTGGTGGTTATGGTTCCGCTGGTTCTGATGCTCACCGTCGGCCTTGGCCTAATCGGAGCTTACATGCAATACAGCCGGACGATACCCGGTTCGCCGGTGTGGCTGAAGAAGAAAGTTGCTGATGATAAGAACTGGGACAGGATCAAATCCTGCATATATACCGCAAGAAGATGTGATGATTTGTTTTCTAGAACTTACATGCTCAAGGAATATGACTTCTCCAAAAGTAGATTTTCCTACATAGAG TCTGGATGCTGCAGGCCGCCGCTGAACTGCGAGATGGAGTATGTGAATGCCACCTTCTGGAAGAGGCAAGACGTAGTAGACAGACAGCTTATGCCAGACAACACAGACTGCGATCTGTGGAAGAACAAAGAGAACGTTTTGTGTTACAATTGCCAAGCTTGCAAAGAAGGGTTCCTCAAAACACTTCTGGGCAAATGGGGTAAACTTGGGACCTTTCTTGTTGTAATGGCCTTGTTACTCATTATCTCCCATCTCCTTCTCTTTGTCGCCACAATGAGTGAGCAGTATGCTGGATAG